CGCATAGCTTCTGACAATTTTGCCACCACATCTTGTCCAACCTATTAAATTGAAGCTAAGAACATAATCAATAGGAAAAGAATACCAATGACATCTAATTCTGGAGTAGTAGTGTTAATATTTCagccaaaattaaaattgatggaAAGAATATAAAGGCATTCTTAGAAATAAGTACCAACCGCATCATCTATAGAGAATCCTTTTGTCCACCTATCTATAATTCCAGAAGTGATTGATGTTTGCATCACTGGGAAAGAGAAGGTAAAACCTAGCTCCCTTTGTCTACCAGGAGGAAGTTTATATTCTGGACCTTCTTGAGCAACAAATTTTGCAAGCTCTGCTGCTATATAGTCAAAAAGAGCCTGCAATCACATTCATTTTTCAGATTTGTGATaccttatatataaatcaacttaaattttgCTGAAAATTGGTTCAAGGACACAGCACTTACAACTGAAGTTCCAGTCATCAGATTAGGAGGAATTGACACCTCGGTAAATTCTTGGCTAACTAGACGAACACCCTTGCCTCCCAATTGCACTCTCAACACACGGAAATTGGTTCCCCCAAGGTCCAATGCATAATATACCCCCTCCTCGTTCCTGAAACAGGAATAACCAAAAgaacttataaatttataatgttgCAAAATCACTTTCTGTTATCACAAAAATTTCTCCAACAAGAACAcaacaacagaaaaaaaaatccatcaagTCTTCATACacttttaattatcaatttaagtAATATATGTCATGGCCAAAAATTAACCGCCAAATATAGTGGATGGAAAACACTTCCACCACACATATAAAGGCACACGCACACACGCTCACATGcacatatatattaatcaacttttaaattaaattcctGGCATATTAAATCATACAAGTTTGGATGAAATAGAATACCCAGTTGGGAGAATTTCCAAAATCAATCATATCCTGATATGTTGTACACTAATCAGTTTGAATGCCATAAATTAACCCACCACTCCccacatataattaaataaagaatgGATCAAACAAACGTCCATTACACTTTACATATAAAAGCGCGCACATGAACACATATTTACAAAATGATCATCTTTTTCAACATATTCCTAACATATTATGATCAAATATATCATGGGCAAAAGCGGATCATACAAACTTTCATTACACATAAATTCACACTCACGTGACAAACACATGTATGATTCATGATAAACTATTTCAAAATCTTAGTCCTAACATATTAACTCTGGGTTCAGATATTGATTCGGGAGATTTAtggattataaaaatttaaaggaatCACAAaagtttgtgaaaaaaaaaacaaaatacccAGTTGGGAGAGAGTCCACAACGCTGATAATCATCTGGAGCTTACTGCCACCTTGAGAGGCAAGCCCAGCATGCATCTCCACAGTCATAGCATCCGCCACTTGCTTCAATTTAGCCACAGGCGTCGCACACTTCTCTTCCAACTCCTTCAACATCCCCATTGCTTTCCCCCAGTTACCATCCCTCTTCGTCCTCCGCCGCACCACCACTGCTGCCCCCAACCCAACGGCCACTGCCGCCGCGCAAGCCACCACAACTGTCGTCTTCCCCATTCTTCACcgaaataaaaaaacacaatctttccaacgacccaggaaccaaaaacataaaaagcgAAGGTCtttcaatcaaaataaacaaaattaaacttgtGCAATGAGTTAATAATGGTGATACATATAGATTGTTACACGAAATAGGAATTTTCGAAGATTCATTCCgaaaaagatattaatatttgttaatgatCATATAAAATGAGACGTTAAGGAAGACTGATTCAAGATTCAGAGAGTGAGGCGTGCATACTTAAGGAAAGAAAACAGGAATTGTTGTGAACTCGGCAAGTGTGCTCTGTTttagtttttggtttttgtagTTTCTTCTCTACTATTTAAATTACGCGTGTCATGTCAGTTAAATTACACGTGtcaattgatttttcaatgTAAATTTCCATCGAATATGAATAACTTAgccaaattttttatgatttaaaactCTCAAAGTTAAAAACTCTCAAAGTTATATTATCCAAATATTCAGCTTAAAATTTTCGTTATCTCactaaaaagataattttattttaattttgaaaatggttGTTATTGGAATGATACTACCAAAAACTCAATGCATTAGAGATTTGCAAATTTTTGACATTGAAAAGATTTCtatgaaataatgaatataacattattacaaatatatatatatatatatatatatatatatatatatatatatataatctttcaAGTTTGAGagataataactaaaattatttttaaaaaattatgttaagaAAATCATTTGCTCCTTCCTGCAACTATAAcattttaatcaaattgtttAGAGGTGACAATTTAACCCGTAAAATTGGGTTTTTGGCTATtctatttaaaacaaaaaagtgattctttaataaaaataaaaatagagattGTTATAAATCTTTCAATCAAGAATAGTGATAAACATGTTTCCAATCTCTCCctttttggtttgttttcttcttacgtattttttaaattcttatatattaaattactcttaaatatttcaaattattataaatatattttaacattcaATCATTATTCCATTAAATTTTTAGTGGGGATGGGAAAGGGAAAGTATGAGAAACTTTTCCAACAAGGATAAAGAGGGGACCATGAGAGAAATTTTCTCTACGGAAAAGAGACGAGGGTTGCCCATCATCCTTGTATCAAGAATAGAATATTTTTGCTACTAAGATGAGAACGAGAATTAAGGTATTCGACTCTTATTCTTATTCATACTGTTGCCATCTCAAGATTTAAGGACCAACTCTTGGGTTTGGAGAACTATGACAATTTGGCCAAATTGCTATATACACCCTtcttattgaaataataaactACTTATACATAACCTTGACACTTTGCATCCCATAACTACACCTCcacttcttttattttatttttttaattattgactttttaaaaaaaataatttgattatatttttaaatgttttccgatagataaatatattattatcattttaaatttaaaataaaatttattttattttataaatttatctgtttcaaaatataataattaatgtatattctttgtgaaatattttattttcattatagtgttttttttccaaaaattccACTAGGATTTTGACAGAAAACTAAGGAGTTTTCCTCAAATTCTGtgataaattagaaaaaaaaaaaaagttatgggATGCAAAGGTTAGCATTTCGAGTtacaggggaaaaaaaaaactcgtaGCTAATGTGTAACGGAGTTTCAGTTTTGGTCCTTGAATGATTCATTTATGAAACTCTTGGGTGTAATTCGATTGATATATATCCTAAATGTCCGAAATTACTTTCTCAAACTATAGGGGGCAAAAGATCTTTTGTCAATAAGTTTACACTGAAAACACGCCTGGCTGGGCATCTTGTGATAGCCGCGGAACTACAACCAGCCACTCACGATGAAAATCCCGTAACTCATTCTCGTTCGCTCGttatatgttagaaaaataaaacaaaataacagaAACAAAGTAAAGGGCACAAGAAGAGATACAGAGAGGTCCAACATAACGTTATTACATTTCATCACAGCGTATACACAAGTTGTGTAGAATAAGAACAAGACTGAGACACAGAATACCCACCACCCCTTCATTAGGGAGATTACCACAGTAGGAGATTGTCagcacaaaaataataaaaacaaacatctAACTTTCCGAGCTTGGAAGAGCTCATTGATTGTGCAGAACAGAATACTACTAACAAGacgaaggaaaaataaaaaaaataactgtACAGAAATGATGGCCAAGCTGCATCCCACAACTCTCTTTCAGATCATGCCTTAAAGATGGTTTACTCACTAAGATAGACTCACAAGCATGTCTGCAAAAAACGAAAGGAATCAAAGCCACCAACTTAAATAGCACTTACCAGAATTGTTGGCTTTCCCCTCTCTTCTGAGCCATTAGATTATAACTGATGATACAAGGGTTTCTATGTGACTACTAATCTCTTATACTGTTGTCGTCAAACTCAGCCTGCTATAAAGCAAGCCAAAAGAAATGCAAGAAAAGAACAGTATAAAGAAAAGCATTGAaagaaaatacacaaaaaaactGATTCAAATTATCAGATACTTGCCTTATAACTGGTTTTCTGCACAGTTTCTGAGTCCATTCCGCCCATAGATTGCAAAACTTCTCCGAGGCTAGTATTTGGCTTCacaagaagaataaagaaacaaatattAGGTAGATTGGTCAGAGCTCATAAACAAATCATCttcaaaatgaagaaacaaaaaccTGTAAGATTTGAAAGTATTTCTTACACATGGTTCTCCAAATAGGGTAAAAATGCCCAAACAATCCAACTTCTAAGATATGATACAAATGACACAACCAGGATTTTAGTCgtcattcaaataaaatcaagaacATAAATAGAATTTccttaaattattctttatgtCTCCATTGCATTTGTAATCACAATCTACATGACTTGAAATTATAAGAATTTAGCACTTAACAGAATCATGTCAAGAATAGAACCAAGAAAGCTGGTAAATTGAAAACCAAAGCATCAAAATCATGAAAGATGAATAGAAGTTAAGGAACTTAAATCCAAAACCTCTAACTCTCCCTGCGTTCCATTGTAAAATACTCCACTGCCATCAAGATTCCCATTCTCCGAGAGGGATTTAGAATCTGCATCACAAGAATCGCTTTGAGAAGATCCTAGGTTATTGCTCCCTTCAACACTCCCATCAATGCTTCCATTATTTCCCTCAGTGCTACCTGCTACAGACTCATTTCCAACATCATAACTTGTCACAGATGTATTGCTGGAGTTTAAGAGATTTCCAACCTCAGCAATCTCCTGATCCAGCATCCTTTTATTTGGGTTAATCGGGCCTGAATTTGATCCAGTCCTAGAACTCAAGCTACTTGGTGCCATACGCTCTGGAGATGCAGAATCCTGCTTCTGAGGGCTAATGGACTGTCGTTTTCCTGGAGTATCTTGCTCCATAGCATCTgtatcttttttccttttaaataatctatcacCAGATCCAGTCTGATGTGCATCACTGTCTTCACAGCATTGCTTATCAGACTGCAGCTGAGATGAAAATTTTGGGTGTCGAGATCGTTTATAACCTTCTGGAAAAACATAAGAAGGAATCTGCTTACGACGAACATGAGAAACACATATTTCCATCCCTGGCTtccaaaacatatacatatttattgaaTGCTTAAATTCTTCAACTGTACCACGAATATCAAACTGCTGCCCCTCCTGGACCATTTCTCCTCGTTTTCTTTGTAAGCCCATAAAGAATGCAGAATGGGAGCATGGCTTGGATGAATCTACATACTCATGAGGATAAGGATGGCATTGCAATTTGCCATATGTGTCACGCTCAATCTGCATATTTCACAATGGAGGATATGATTACGCTATAAAAAATGGGGAATCTGTTCACACAAATTTGCAAATGTATGGATAACTTCAACTTTGAGACAATCTTCCCACACTCAAAGCATCTCAAAGCCATAAACATTACCATCAGAGTCAGCTGCCTTAGTCGAGATTCCACCCAACCTTTCCAAGTTCGCAAATCATCAACATCAGCTGCAATTATGTCAACTTGGAGATAGTTCTTGTAGCcttcaaaaaacaaatatggTTCAAACAGAGCACTCCATTGAGCTTTATTCAACTCTATTTCCTGAATTTAGGCAAAAAGTAGACCAGAAATCAGTAGTTAACATTGAACATGACAGAAAGAAAATCCAAAcatgaaaggaagaaaattatCTAGTTTCTCACCTCACAAATCTTTTTACCGTATTGAAACTGATCCATCATAACACGGAGAGTGCTTGTTGACACATTATAGCTAGAATTCATGCATGGGTAAGCAGGTGTTATGATCGGCATATGATGGGTTTTGTCACGAGGATTTTTACGAGGGTCCCAAACAGAAAACCCAAGCTCAGCCTCCTCGATTGCACATAGCATGACTGGGTTAGGCCAGCGCCATAGTGTGTAAACCCGAAAAAACCGAGCAACAATCATGCTAGGAACAGCATTAGGGTAAAGCTGGCATACACGAGCTGTGAGAAGTGCCCAGTTCACACCACCAAGAAATCCAGTCACCTAAATACCAAACATGGAGACAATAAGAAATCAGGAATAACAAATAATTCAGTCAGTAAAAACTGATTCACTTACATTAGAGTAAACACCACGCCTTTTAGCCCAGAACTTTAAACATCTGAGCGTTGTGCAAAAATGCTACAGTGCATAGAAAATTCAGGCTTAGTAATATAAGTAGAAAATAGATAATAAGGTAAAATTATAAAGAGGGGGTCACATGTATCCAGTAAAACACATACGAATCATCTGATACAAAACATTTCACCTCAACATTTGGAACAAGCTTAAGAATTTGATCTGCAACACGACATCCATTGAGACTCCGAACAGTTGGTTCATCAACATCATACAATACAGATATGTCAGAGATGTCCAAATCCTGTCAGACAATAAGAAACAACAACTCCATTCAGCTTCACCAATTATTATGGAGAAAATGACAATAAGGAAAGTTCTGCTTCCCCAAAAATCCCATTTCAATAACCACAACAGCCCCACAAAACATGTTTAACTGCTGCAGACACTctcactaaataaaaaaataaagcatatAGTTTGAAACTTCAGACTCACACATCTCTTTCCTACCTTATCATTTGCTCATAGAAATAACATTAAAACAGTAGTAATATGCCTCCAAACATAGAAGAACTGATTATTTGCAGTAAAAGCACTCATCTACTAAGACAAAGTAGTTCATCACAACCACTAAAATACTATGCACTATCATATCAGTCAATACCATTTCATTCACACTGAAGAGCTCATATTTAATGGGCAATAAACAATGAATATCTAATAAGGATACCAAATTgtaatttgatttcaatattaATATCCAAACTGGAACAGTGAAGATGTATGCACATAATTGAAAAAAGAGAGTAACAATCCGCATATAATAGTTGGCAATCAATTATATGAATGTAATATAAACTCACTTCTGGTACAACCAAGAGAGAGATACTTGCGTATAGAAGGTCAATTGATATTCcatcaaacttaaatttcatCACTGGGACATGAGCATCTGGAACAGGCTGCAGTTCTGTAACTTCTTCCATTTCTGCCAGGATGTTATGTAATATAAAGAAGAAATCTTCCTGCAAAAGGCCAATGGATTAgatacacaaaaataaaatcgttagaaaattcaaataaataagataacCTAACTTCAGTTTTTACCTCTCGATTGACATAGGATGGTCCAACACATAGTGTGTCTATGTCAGCACCAGGACCATGTACCTAACACCGTAATAAGATTAAGCCAGATCTCCAAATGATGTAAGATAACATGAGAATCAAATGGCAATCAGATGAAAAACTGAAGTGCTAACAAGTTACACAATTAGAATACTAGCAAGTACAAGAAGATTGACCAGGTCTCCTTTGTCGCCAGAacagaacaagaagaagatggtgaCAAGAACAAGTGAACTCTTCacgattatttaaaaataaaaaaaagagagatgcACTGCCACTAAACCATACCCCAAGACGATAAGACCCGAAAGTAAAAATTAAAGCATTTGCATCCGCCACCATCTGATCAGAGTATCCCCTCAAACGAGTAAGATCCTTCACCCAATTTTTAACAATCTGTGCGCATAAAGGGAGAGGTTATGTGAACTTGGCAAGGAAATATAAATACAGAAAGCACAGATCAAAAAGTACAGTTAAGCAAAAAATTAggtattgtaattttataaaattttgtatgataattttataaaattttttactaaacCTACCTTAAATATCAACTATAAGAATTTATTATCTCGGgtgatacaattatataaagatgAATTCAGGGAGACAGCACACCGAACAATGCAagcataattttcaaattttggaccTCCTCATTTATATCCCAACCATTCTTAACTCTTAATTTAACCTAGTCATTTCCAGGGAGAATCAGTCCAATATATTCCAACTAAACTTTCTTACTGTTGCAGACTTGTTAAAATCTTCAAAACAGAGCTAAGACTTAATCAACgcaaataagaaataaaataaaaatgctatCAGCTgatactaaaataatttatcaaaattgacCCACGTTTCACTTCTATATAAATGAAGCCAATCTAGATACAATACACTGAAACCACATATACCCTCTACAACTATGAACACGTTCGAAAACAAGCTAAATTTACTGTCAAGCAATTAATagaacaaaaaaagaaaataaaaaaaataaaaaaccagactttaaatttcacaataattcaaaaataccacaagaaagaaaagatagTAAACACCTGTCTGATTCGACCCAGAACCTCTTCTCTCTTCGCTGCTTCCTCTTTGCTCTCATAAAGCCCGGCTTCAACCAAAAACTGTAAAGACAAAACAAATAAGTGAAAACTACAAACagcaaaaatttaaaacaattacaaaatataataaagaagttaaaaaaaaaaaaccttctctAATTCGAGGGTTCTCTGAATATCAGCCTCTGTCGGTCCCAACATCGATATTGGCTTCGTAACTCCATACTGCTTAGGTGGATGAGGCGGTGACGGCGCCGTTGTCGATGGTGGCGACGCGCTCATTCTCTCCGAACTCAGCATCCCGATAAGCGCTAAAAGAGATCctaatttctcaaattttttacGAAATTGTAAAAACCGAACAACTCAATGTCGCAAACTGAACGCAAAAACCAGGAACTCAACAAATTTTAAGACAACCTATAGATAATTGAAGACAAACTCAAAACcctaaagaaaatttttaattgacagGTTCAGATCTAATTCCAATTGAACccaaaggaaaagagaaagagaaagagagagagttcTGGGTTGATTTTTATGGGATATTTTAATGGGTGAATCGGTGCTTTTTATAATAtctgtgttttttttaaatttttttgttgtctGTTTTTCGTTTCCAATCCGGATTCGGAATGAAGAGTTAAGCAGTGTGCGTTATTGGATTTGTACTCCTCTTCGTTTGACACGTGTCAATTGTTAGCTTTGGCATTTGAAAACGTTGTCGTTTTGGGGATGTGATCcagatattattttgattgtaaaaTCTTTGTTAGACATGGGATGGGTGAAACATTTGAAAAGATCCAATGAAATTTAATCttatatcttttaattaaattaacgcCTAAAGTCCAAGcatacaaaattcaaaaatataattgtacaaaatttcttccttctttgaaGTATACTacatgataaatttataaaatgttgaTATTTACATTAAGTACATTTTTCTAAGATTGAATTTAATGGGGAGTATCATAATAATTCATAAAGGAGAATATACCCAGAGGAACTACTGGtggaatataatttgaataccccagcattaaaattattaataatttaaataataattatgattagCATTTGGTTGGTGAGTCCTATATCATCAGTATCTTGTTGACACGTGTTTGTTCAGAAACACAATCATATGGTTaacatttgattcaaatcttatgataaaattaaaaaagacagcaaatacaaaaagaataatattctAGACGCTTTTCTTGACTTAGCAGTGCAAAAGAAATGAGCGTTAAGACAGGCTGTGTTTTGA
Above is a genomic segment from Mangifera indica cultivar Alphonso chromosome 3, CATAS_Mindica_2.1, whole genome shotgun sequence containing:
- the LOC123211552 gene encoding nuclear poly(A) polymerase 4-like isoform X2 — protein: MLSSERMSASPPSTTAPSPPHPPKQYGVTKPISMLGPTEADIQRTLELEKFLVEAGLYESKEEAAKREEVLGRIRQIVKNWVKDLTRLRGYSDQMVADANALIFTFGSYRLGVHGPGADIDTLCVGPSYVNREEDFFFILHNILAEMEEVTELQPVPDAHVPVMKFKFDGISIDLLYASISLLVVPEDLDISDISVLYDVDEPTVRSLNGCRVADQILKLVPNVEHFCTTLRCLKFWAKRRGVYSNVTGFLGGVNWALLTARVCQLYPNAVPSMIVARFFRVYTLWRWPNPVMLCAIEEAELGFSVWDPRKNPRDKTHHMPIITPAYPCMNSSYNVSTSTLRVMMDQFQYGKKICEEIELNKAQWSALFEPYLFFEGYKNYLQVDIIAADVDDLRTWKGWVESRLRQLTLMIERDTYGKLQCHPYPHEYVDSSKPCSHSAFFMGLQRKRGEMVQEGQQFDIRGTVEEFKHSINMYMFWKPGMEICVSHVRRKQIPSYVFPEGYKRSRHPKFSSQLQSDKQCCEDSDAHQTGSGDRLFKRKKDTDAMEQDTPGKRQSISPQKQDSASPERMAPSSLSSRTGSNSGPINPNKRMLDQEIAEVGNLLNSSNTSVTSYDVGNESVAGSTEGNNGSIDGSVEGSNNLGSSQSDSCDADSKSLSENGNLDGSGVFYNGTQGELEPNTSLGEVLQSMGGMDSETVQKTSYKAEFDDNSIRD
- the LOC123211552 gene encoding nuclear poly(A) polymerase 4-like isoform X1, translating into MLSSERMSASPPSTTAPSPPHPPKQYGVTKPISMLGPTEADIQRTLELEKFLVEAGLYESKEEAAKREEVLGRIRQIVKNWVKDLTRLRGYSDQMVADANALIFTFGSYRLGVHGPGADIDTLCVGPSYVNREEDFFFILHNILAEMEEVTELQPVPDAHVPVMKFKFDGISIDLLYASISLLVVPEDLDISDISVLYDVDEPTVRSLNGCRVADQILKLVPNVEHFCTTLRCLKFWAKRRGVYSNVTGFLGGVNWALLTARVCQLYPNAVPSMIVARFFRVYTLWRWPNPVMLCAIEEAELGFSVWDPRKNPRDKTHHMPIITPAYPCMNSSYNVSTSTLRVMMDQFQYGKKICEEIELNKAQWSALFEPYLFFEGYKNYLQVDIIAADVDDLRTWKGWVESRLRQLTLMIERDTYGKLQCHPYPHEYVDSSKPCSHSAFFMGLQRKRGEMVQEGQQFDIRGTVEEFKHSINMYMFWKPGMEICVSHVRRKQIPSYVFPEGYKRSRHPKFSSQLQSDKQCCEDSDAHQTGSGDRLFKRKKDTDAMEQDTPGKRQSISPQKQDSASPERMAPSSLSSRTGSNSGPINPNKRMLDQEIAEVGNLLNSSNTSVTSYDVGNESVAGSTEGNNGSIDGSVEGSNNLGSSQSDSCDADSKSLSENGNLDGSGVFYNGTQGELEPNTSLGEVLQSMGGMDSETVQKTSYKQAEFDDNSIRD
- the LOC123211552 gene encoding nuclear poly(A) polymerase 4-like isoform X3; the protein is MLSSERMSASPPSTTAPSPPHPPKQYGVTKPISMLGPTEADIQRTLELEKFLVEAGLYESKEEAAKREEVLGRIRQIVKNWVKDLTRLRGYSDQMVADANALIFTFGSYRLGVHGPGADIDTLCVGPSYVNREEDFFFILHNILAEMEEVTELQPVPDAHVPVMKFKFDGISIDLLYASISLLVVPEDLDISDISVLYDVDEPTVRSLNGCRVADQILKLVPNVEHFCTTLRCLKFWAKRRGVYSNVTGFLGGVNWALLTARVCQLYPNAVPSMIVARFFRVYTLWRWPNPVMLCAIEEAELGFSVWDPRKNPRDKTHHMPIITPAYPCMNSSYNVSTSTLRVMMDQFQYGKKICEEIELNKAQWSALFEPYLFFEGYKNYLQVDIIAADVDDLRTWKGWVESRLRQLTLMIERDTYGKLQCHPYPHEYVDSSKPCSHSAFFMGLQRKRGEMVQEGQQFDIRGTVEEFKHSINMYMFWKPGMEICVSHVRRKQIPSYVFPEGYKRSRHPKFSSQLQSDKQCCEDSDAHQTGSGDRLFKRKKDTDAMEQDTPGKRQSISPQKQDSASPERMAPSSLSSRTGSNSGPINPNKRMLDQEIAEVGNLLNSSNTSVTSYDVGNESVAGSTEGNNGSIDGSVEGSNNLGSSQSDSCDADSKSLSENGNLDGSGVFYNGTQGELEPNTSLGEVLQSMGGMDSETVQKTSYKATG